The following is a genomic window from Treponema pallidum subsp. pallidum str. Nichols.
CCACTTTCCTTTTATGCGCAGTGCTTTAACCACGCACGAAGCAGGGGTATGCTAGTCGGCATCAGCCCCTTTGGCCCGCGCTCTGCAACAGAGGCGCTCGCCTTGAAACCAGACTTCCTCAAGGTAGCTTCCCCAGAGCTCAACTACCCCACCCTTATCTCCACACTCGCTGCTGCAGAACTTCCACTTATACTTTCAAGTGGAGTCTGCCTCCTGAAGGAAATCGAAGGGGCCCTTGCCCAATGCCGCCAGTATACCAAGCAGGGCAGCTCCCACGCCTTACTGCACTGCATCACCGCATACCCTGCTCCAGAGACAGAGTACAACCTTGCGCTGCTGCCTGCGCTTGCTACCATCTTCAATATCAACGTCGGCGTCAGCGACCACAGCGTAGACCCGCTCCTTGTCCCGCTCCTTGCCCGTGCACACGGCGCCTGCATCGTCGAAAAACACATTTGCCTCTCGCGAACAGATGCAGGACTCGATGACTCCATTGCATTAGATCCTGCCGACTTTCGCACCATGACAGCGGCGCTCAACTCATGCGCTCGCCGTTCTCCCTCACAGATTATCTCCTTTCTACACGAGCGTGGGTATGCCCCGCACGTTGTTCGCGCCGTCATCGGTTCAGGAGAGAAGGTGCTTGCTCCCTCAGAACGCGCTCACTACCAGAAATCTAACCGCTCTCTTCACTATCTCCACGCATACCCCCGTGGGACTGTGCTCCAAAAAGAGAACCTGGTAATAGTGCGCAGCGAGGCAAATCTTTCTGCCGGGGAAGCTCCCGAACACGCCAACCTGTTTGTGGGGGCAGTACTCCAACGCTCCGTACACGCAGGAGAAGGCGCACGCTTCGGCGACATTATTCAAAAAGGAACATGTCTATGACCAGCTTTTACGAGCGAATCGGTGCTATCCTACGCGACCGGCTCAACTCCGACGAAGACCCCTTCGATCAATGGGACAACCGCGGCGGCAAGTACCGCACCTGTGCAGGACGCATGGAGCGCCGACCGCCGCCAAAAAAGAACCCTCCCCCAGGACCAGTGCGCGTCCCTGTTCCTCCTGAACTCGTTGAGGATTTTGCAGTCCTTTCAGTACCTGCAGGGCTCCCCCTCTCCTACTGCAAGCAGTCGTGGAAACGACTGCTGAAAAAATACCATCCTGACGTCTTCACGTGTACGCACACGTCCGAACAGGCAGCCGATATAGTGCGCAGGATTAATAGCTCCTACAAGCGCATAGAGACATGGTTCGAAACCGGCGCACTCCCTACCGATAACAAGTCATGACTCGGGTGTGCCGCGCGCTGCTTTTCGTGCTCTGTGGTATTTTTGTACACGCACAGGAAAACGAGCTTCACTTCTTTGGACCAAGAACGGATGTGCTCGTCGTCTTCACTGCATCGCGTGAAGCGCAAGAACGCGAGACGCGTGCGGTACAGCAGCTCCGCTTGCTGGTGCAGGACTTTGAGCACCAGACCCCAGACGTGTCGGTACTCGTGGCAATAACTGCACACGACCATC
Proteins encoded in this region:
- a CDS encoding N-acetylneuraminate synthase family protein; protein product: MFTCGGRCFRPDADILTIAEIGSAHAGSFDRARALIDAAADAAAAAVKFQLIYAHEILHPLTGAVRLPSGAVSLYQRFEELEVPLSFYAQCFNHARSRGMLVGISPFGPRSATEALALKPDFLKVASPELNYPTLISTLAAAELPLILSSGVCLLKEIEGALAQCRQYTKQGSSHALLHCITAYPAPETEYNLALLPALATIFNINVGVSDHSVDPLLVPLLARAHGACIVEKHICLSRTDAGLDDSIALDPADFRTMTAALNSCARRSPSQIISFLHERGYAPHVVRAVIGSGEKVLAPSERAHYQKSNRSLHYLHAYPRGTVLQKENLVIVRSEANLSAGEAPEHANLFVGAVLQRSVHAGEGARFGDIIQKGTCL
- a CDS encoding J domain-containing protein, which gives rise to MSMTSFYERIGAILRDRLNSDEDPFDQWDNRGGKYRTCAGRMERRPPPKKNPPPGPVRVPVPPELVEDFAVLSVPAGLPLSYCKQSWKRLLKKYHPDVFTCTHTSEQAADIVRRINSSYKRIETWFETGALPTDNKS